The window CTTTAATTGTTACCTTAGGCGGCATCATCTAATGGTTTTCTTCTCATTAAGCCCATCTGCTTCTGCACTTCTGGGGCAGATTACTGATACTGGCCACAACCTTGCTAACTTATCTGATCTGGGCTCATAAAAACAGATTCCTCTGGAGTACCCAGGACATGAATTAAATACAAACTCAAATCTAATGGATATGTCTAGAGGCTTGCTAAACCACTTCTATACCCAAACTAAAAATCACAGACATCCTAGCATTGACTAGCTTCATCTGCATTGAAATTCTTAAAAGCCTCGTCCATTCTATAGAACAATCTTTGTCGGAAAAATATAATAGATTGTTTGgctgaaaattgaattttcattttaaaggtttttatttgaaggtagaattttcttttaagttttggGTTTGAAGATTTCGAGACTCAGTTCAGTAGAACTTGTAGAAGCTTTTTCTTGTATATCTacccaaaaagggaaaaaaattttcCTGTGAGAAAAAGTTGCTCCATCTAAAATGCATTCTTTAATTTGGATTTGGGGAAAAGTGATTAGTAAAAGATGAAAAGGAGGGGGGAAAGTTGGAACTCTGTGAGGTTCCCAAGTTATGGTTTTGGCTTTTGGAATCCTTGAAAAATTGTTTGGGACATGTTCTTCAGCTTTGACTCAAAAGACTAGGAAGCAAACAAAGCTGTCTCGCTTTCTGCATTTCCCCCCATAAAAAGAaaggtgaaaatgaagaaagaaattatggTGTGCTCCCAATGAAGTAACACATGGGCTGTTTTCTTAAAATAAGCCTCATGAATTCATCATTCCTGCGGAAGCCTTTACCCCacctttcctttccttctcttctttttcctcaGGTCTCCCATttcattatcatcatttttttgttgataaagTTCATTATTTTTACCCTCTTTGTGGGGTCAAATACTACTCATGCCATGCCTTGCTTGGTTTCCATCATTAGAGCTATGAAAAGGCCTTTTTCTCAACTTCGACTCTCCCTACCCCTATTCTATTTTCGCAGATGCCATCTTActcatctttttctcttttagcATTTAGGAGCCTTTTAAAGGCAATATACAAGCTGGTATTCTTTTCTTTAATAGGTTAAAATTTCACAATTTGAGACCTTTCTATACAAGAACCGGGTCCAAGTTGATTTAAGATCAAAAACCCATtcaaaaataaacttcaaaccTTTATGAGATGGTTTTCTACATGTCTTGTGATTGTGCTTATTTTTTAGGAGGAGTTCTCTCATTCGTTCATAATGTGCTTTTCACCATTGGTTGAGAATGGGGCACCCACCATCATCTGCATGGGGGTAAAAAATTTAACAGTGATCAAATGATGTGATCTCTAATCTCTTTATGTACAAATCATCAATCATAGCCACAACTAGCTCATTGATTTTGTGTACTCATTTAGATTAATTatggaaatataaattaaaatgaagtttaataaaagtttttttattaaattaaaatccaaCTTCCTTTTTGTTACGTCCCAAatgtcaaaaacaaaaaatttccacCGAATGTCGCCGCGTTTGGTGGTAGCTTCTAGCTTTCTCCACGAAATCTTTGAATTCTAAAATTTGCATTTCAACGCGTCGTTGGACAGCCACGTGGGATGCATGCGAAAGCACCATGAATGAATCCATCACATGTAGTTTGAACTACACATGTCATTATCACAATCTTATATACATGGGAAAACAACGGAGCAAAATTGCCATGTAActtaagggaaaagaaaagaaaagaaaagaatttatatatatatatatatatatatatatatataaaagaaaatattaaaaaatgaaaaaggaaggtTATAAAATTTGACAAGCAGGCAAAAGTCAAAGTGtcgggaaaaagaaaagaaggatatGAACGGGCACGATGATATGATGACGCCCACTGACTGACAAATGGtctgatttttttataattattttggataTACATCACAGCCACGGCTGCGGTCAAACTCCGGCTCATAGCCCCCCATTCTATGTATAGAGTAGAGCGCCCTTCTGCCTTCAAACTTATCctcctctattttttattaaaattttaatttgagcctaaaattataattttgtacTAAACATTTTAccttaattacttaaaaaataaataaaagtggaaataatattaattattattattctaaaataaggcctccaaaaataaaaataaaggaggaAAATAGATGTGTGAATTGGTGAatagtttgttttgttttttatttttttgttttcaaaataaaaaataaaatatttttagataatatattttagttattttaagttttttataattatataaatatatataatgattaaaaataaaattttggatataaaaattaattttacaattattaaaaatagattaaaaatattttaagttttcaaataatactaataattttaaaaaattgttgtaaaaattaatttttaaaaataattacccaacgggatattatttttattatccaCGTCAAACTTCTTAGAATGCATTTTTTGAcatgtatttatttaaaacattagGAAACAGATCAACActcatcaaatcaaatttgtcCACTAAAAAAAAGGGCATGCGACAATGGGAATATATTGAATTTGCTTTGCCCCCCTTCGACCActttaaaattaacaattttttattgtttaaacaaaaaaataataataaataatctaCCACATTTAATCTCTCACAATCATACCAAATTACAAAACTACCCTTTTGTCCAAATAATTTGCAAACAATAAAACAACAACGGAATCCAGTTGAAGATCCCAAAAGATCCAATGAAAAGTTGATTTTGGTAAGGTTTGTGGGCCCATGGCCCAGCGGGTCCAACCGGTTGGTCGGAATCAGCCCAACCCATTTAAAAAGAGCTTTCCTGATTGGTGGAAAGTGGGCAGTCTATCAGATCTTCACTTAACTACAACAACCCCCTTTTATAAATACGTCCACGTCTCTTTCATGAAACAACTAATctctattttaatatatgtgatatatatttttttccacgTGGAGGGCAGTTTGGTAATTCCGCAATGTTCTGGTAAGTCAAAACATTATCACACGTTTCAATGGAATAATATTTGTGGTCTCTTTAATAAAGAGATTCAAAGTTTCAAAACTTTGCATTTTGAAAAGAATTGTATTCCAGAAAGCCGTATCTGGAAAGTAAATTACGTCATTCTTTTGTAATCcctgaaaattaaaataattctgattattattctttgtaatttctaaaactgtgcttttaatttaaaaatttaagagttTATAAGTGTCGGTTTCATCcgataatttaaaaacaatattttgatttttaaaacagaaaattgtttttaaaaatttataatcctatttaattttgttatctaaaaacaaaatcaaataaaaatcatttttaaaaaatagttaagagTTGTTTTTACaagcttttaaaaacaaaaaaaaaaaagaatatcgatttgatcatattttttttaaacttatttttaaaatttattttaaaatttaaaaattaaaagttagtgaaactattacttttttttttaattgttatattttaatttatttttaaaatttattttcaaacaataatgagtattttctattttaaaaaatagaaaactatttttaaattatatgatcaaatcaactttaagtatttttaagaatagttttctatttttaggaaagaaaaaaatagaaaataattcatatttttcaaaacaaaaaaaaattatttttgagaaatataataactttcaattatatttttaaggattgttttaaataataatgaaataaatatgaagaataattaaaaataaaatatcataaataaaattatataaaaatgtcaaatttcaaattccaaattccttaacaaaattaatttttgaaaactatttttaagaaataaattttaaagacaGTTTCCAAAATGGTTACAAACATAAACAACATATACTACATATTTTGTCGTATTGTTagtaataaaatatatcaagaCCTACCTTGTTTGAAATAAACGACATAAGAACGATTTTATTGGCAACGGCtctaaaatgaattaatttccGATTCAATGTAAACACGGGAGGGTAGTTTGGtcaaagaagaggaaaaagaaggaGGCGCGTGGAATCATTCCAGTTGGAATAACCGCAGAGAGAGAAGGAGGGAGAGGGGGAGAAGGGGGAgggaggaagaaagaaagagacagTGGGTTTCAATAATAATGACAACTACCATTACCAATGGCGGGTTCCACGACACTTCTGCAACTCTGCGCATCTCTGAAACCCAAACCATTTTTCAATTCACCCAAAACTTCTCTCCTGCTTCACACATCTCCatgcattttccattttttattttccccacAATTCACTGTAACTACTACTTcaataaaaacaatcaaatcgctcttcctttctttctctctctttcatcGATTCACaccattctttctcattctctctcgcATGGACGGTAACGAGTCCATTTCATCAATCTAAACGGTCAGATTTCAGTCTACTTTCTCCTCTGTTGCAGCATATATTTCTTCGTCGTCTACTTTTCTGTGTTTCTTCTAGGGTTTGTGTGTGTCTCTGGAACTCGGTTTCTGTTTATATAGATCTTGTTCGGATCCGGTGTACAGGCGCTGGGGTTCGGCATGCTTGGTGGTTGTGTTTGTATTGTGCATTTGTATGGACGGGAGGGAAGGCGATGATGTGTGCGAGTGGTGCTGGTGGAGATGATCTAGGGTTTGGATTAGGGTTTTgtcggtggtggtggtggaggtggtgcTTGATATGGGCTGCGGAGGCTCCAAGGTTGATGATTATCCGTTGGTAACTCTTTGCAGAGAGCGTAAGGAGTTGATCAGGGCCGCCGCGGAGCACCGTTACGCTCTCGCTTCCGCTCACATTTCTTACTTCCGATCCTTGAAGGATGTTGGTGATGCTCTTCGCCGATTCGTCGACGAAGAGCTCGTGATTGGTGCCACTTCGCCGTTGGATTCGCCGGTTCTCACGTTGCCCTCACAGGaaggaaagaggaaaaacaggAATAATAGTGGTAATAATAAAGGTTCGTCTTCGTCAACTTCGATTCCACATACAGTTTCGCCTCATACGCCGGAAGAGGACGCAGGGGAAGGGTCTCACCTGCATTTATCATCTGGGTCGGAATCTGAATTGGGTTCTTCATCTGGTCACATTCATATCGAGGACTCTCCAGAATTGGAGAGGCGGTATAATTCGTCTCCTCCAATGGGTTGGAGCCCACCTGGAATGAATTCATATTCATATTACATGAAGTCCTCTCCTGCCCCACCAAATGTGGTGTACGAGGAGGTGCAAAGATCTCCAACGGAGAATGAGCAATGGGGGAACTCTGGTTACGCTTATCCAGGCTATCCATACGCGAATGGAGGGTACTATGGGGATCCTCATTATAATTCACAACCGAGTCCTCGAGCTGCTCCACCATCCCCTCCTTCACCCAAGGTCTCTGCCTGGGACTTTTTGAATCCATTTGATTCATATGATAGTGTTTACCCAAGTTATTATTCACAGAGTAGACACGGATCAGCTGCAGGTAGTAGTCCTGATTCGAAGGAAgtgagggagagagagggaatTCCCGATTTGGAAGATGAAACAGAGCAAGAAGTGACGAAAGCggttcaccaaaaagaaaagaaattgaatgaTTATGTAAATAGAAATTCAGGCGAAGGTACTTCAAGGGCAGTACCAGTGAAGCGTGGTGAAGACAATTCATGGACAGTGCCATCAAAAAAGAGTGAGAACACGCAATCAGCCCaaggaagagaaggaaaagagATAAAGAGCAGCCCTGATACCATTGTATCGATGAGCTCTGAAGAGGGGTCGACAAAGAAAAAATCGGTCAGTTTTGAAGAGGCATCAGTGCATGATATTGAATCCTCCAAACAGAGTAGCATGACGACATTGTCTGCCCATGGCACACGAGACCTTCAGGAGGTTGTCAAGGAAATCAGGGATGAATTTGAGACAGCATCTGGTTATGGGAAAGAGGTTTCAATGTTGCTCGAGGTGGGCAAGTTGCCTTATCAGCCTAGAGGCACTGTATTTAAAGGTTGGATTTCGATTATTGCAGTTTATTTCTTTATCATAAATTGCCTGAGTGGTTATTTTCATTGCTTATTAATTTTGTGTTGTGACACTATCTCCAATGCACCGTCAATTTAAAGACGTATTGAATTACATGCTGCTACTAATGTTTTCACCAGTATGATCATGATGAaagggattttgaaaaacatttttgtctCTGAGCCTTATGGCCTTCTGAGTGGAAAGATCCTGTGAAAAGGTGAACTGAAAATAACCGTTCTTCCGAAATTTAGAATGAGAAATAGATAGAGttactattaaaatttatttgcatGTATACTCTCTGTTCCCGAAAAAATGTTTGTAGCACCTTTCATAACCAGTTCCAGAGCAGCTGCCTCTGTATTTCTTGCATCTCTTTTTTGTTATTCTATTGCTTAAGGTTTTGCTATTGCCATCTGTAATCCTAGATATAGCTTtgagttcaattttatttttatgcttcCTATCAATTGCGTTGATTATTGTCTTTTATTGGACAGCTCTGATATACTAACCAATACATCTTTAATGTCTCCTAGAGATTGTAGTTGTATGAATGGTTATCATTGAAGAGTTCAACATTTTTCCAGAGGAAACAGGaacaatgtatttttttttcatagaagaGATTGCAAATGGGGATGCATAATAAAACACATGAAGATTCTCACAAAAATGATGGGGAAACACATCAGCAGCTTGAGTGttaaatattaacattttaatGAGTATTCCTTACTTTCTTTTCTACCTTCTTTTCTGATGTTATTTGCTTCTTTTATTCAATTCTGATCTCTGgaagtttctttctttctttttcttcccccCCGCCCGGTGCAGTGAACTGTTTTCCATACTATTTCCTGCTCTAGTCTGTTCTCTGGAAGTTATGATGTGTTGATGTACAGAAACATATACTAgggtaaaatatttaaaattaacacTATAAGATATTCCCTCCTGCTTGAGcctatatttacaaaattactCATCTTTTAAGCGCATCATATAAAATtactcatttacaagaagttgTAAAGTGGAATATCCATGATTACTTCATGGAGATACAAACAAGAGTTGGAAGTAAAACATGACCTTCTTAAGTTGAATGTTAGTCCATCCCCAATAATCTCTgttatattttcctttaatgTTTCATGAAGAATTTTTCTTTGAGCTGATAGATTTACTTCATTGAAGAAATGAAGATTATATCCCACAAACAGGCATTTGGCTGGGTGCTTACTGGAGTTTGCATGTTTTCATGCAGTGATCTTGTCCAGGATCTTGTATCTTATAGCCCCTTCAACCTCATCTTCACACCTTCCATCCAGTCAGTCTGTACAAATGGCTTACAGCACAATGAAAATGGCAAAAGCCTACTATGGGGATTCCTGGAAGGATATCTATACGAAGCCAAACAAACTTTCATCAACTTTGGACAAGTTGTATGCATGGGAGAAGAAACTATATAAGGAAGTTAAGGTATGTGTGTGTGGACATGAACCTAccaaaaaagggggaaaaaaagagaaaaaaaaattgtataaaagcgacacattttttattcaaatactTGGCCCTTCAGATgacacattatttattt is drawn from Vitis riparia cultivar Riparia Gloire de Montpellier isolate 1030 chromosome 18, EGFV_Vit.rip_1.0, whole genome shotgun sequence and contains these coding sequences:
- the LOC117907511 gene encoding protein ALTERED PHOSPHATE STARVATION RESPONSE 1-like, translating into MGCGGSKVDDYPLVTLCRERKELIRAAAEHRYALASAHISYFRSLKDVGDALRRFVDEELVIGATSPLDSPVLTLPSQEGKRKNRNNSGNNKGSSSSTSIPHTVSPHTPEEDAGEGSHLHLSSGSESELGSSSGHIHIEDSPELERRYNSSPPMGWSPPGMNSYSYYMKSSPAPPNVVYEEVQRSPTENEQWGNSGYAYPGYPYANGGYYGDPHYNSQPSPRAAPPSPPSPKVSAWDFLNPFDSYDSVYPSYYSQSRHGSAAGSSPDSKEVREREGIPDLEDETEQEVTKAVHQKEKKLNDYVNRNSGEGTSRAVPVKRGEDNSWTVPSKKSENTQSAQGREGKEIKSSPDTIVSMSSEEGSTKKKSVSFEEASVHDIESSKQSSMTTLSAHGTRDLQEVVKEIRDEFETASGYGKEVSMLLEVGKLPYQPRGTVFKVILSRILYLIAPSTSSSHLPSSQSVQMAYSTMKMAKAYYGDSWKDIYTKPNKLSSTLDKLYAWEKKLYKEVKDEERLRIIYEKKCRRLRALDNGGAESSKIDATQASIRKLLTKINVCIRSVDAISGRIHKLRDEELQPLLTELIHGLIRMWKSMLKCHQKQFQAILESKTRTLKARTGFRRDLSLRATVELEMELLNWCTRFNNWVNIQKSYVESLNGWLLRCLLHVPEETDDGIFPFSPGRIGAPAIFVMCHDWYQSMERISEAAVADALQDFAMKLHQLWDRQDGEQVQRLKVDYLSKDFQKRLKTLRMEMKRIDHEQDALSEKTAVSIVASESGISPLDDLRVDLDSMRKRIAEERTEHKGAIKLVPAAASASLQAGLIPIFEALENFTSEALKAHEQVRLQNTGEAQGN